In the Colletotrichum lupini chromosome 4, complete sequence genome, TTGTAGGAAATGTTGGGCGTCTCGTTTTGCGCAGATTCGATTCGCTCGAAGAGATCCTCGCACGTTCGAGGAATCAAGCCCGGCTGGTCTGGTGTTCCCATCATCGTATAACTCTTTCCGGAACCTGTTTGACCGTAGGCGAAGATGCATGTGTGATAGCCCTCAAAGTTGTGGTCAAGGAATTCCTCGCCCAGACTGTTGTAGACGTCTTCCTGGTGGGCATAATACTTGTCGCTGAGATCGTGACTCCAGAAAGAATTGTCGAATGTAAAATTCTTTTCTTCGATAACCTTTCTCGTCTTTGCTTTCGCGTTCGCAGGGTCGCTGTCGTTGGGCACGAGAAGCGTCGTTTGCTGGGTGATGGGGTCCATCTCCACTAGGCACTCGGCACCACGCTCGATTTCTGGTTTCTTTCATCAGTatccttcttctttttcttctacGTCGTCCTAGAAAGCCTTCGACATACCTCTGGGCAGAAACGCCCGCACTCGGACAACGACACGAACATTGCCTCCCCCGTCCATTCTGACCGGTCCATCGTGCGACCGCAGAGACGGGGTTGAAGCAGACGAGTAGAGAGCCGGCATCTCATAAACCGCTGGCGGTAGCAGTCGATGATCGAGAGACAATCCACAAAGGGTCTGCTTCAATTCTTCAAAAATTGCGTGGTATCGTTGCCGTTGCGAAGCCCACATCCCAACTCGAGGCGGTCGGGCTTGTTTACTCGGTTGCCCAATTGGGAGGAAAGCTGGTGGGGCCGAGTTGCCGGGGCAGTGACGCCACACTAGCTATGCGGTGTGTTGTTCGCCTGGGGTAGGAACGCAGGGGTGTTGCAAGTACGTTCTTGGAAAGTGTCGTCGATTTGCTTTTTGTTGGCAAATGAAATGAGGGAAAAGGGATTCAGATTCAATTGGGTAAGTGACGATTTTTTTGGTCTTTGCTAGACGGAGGAAGGGCCGCTTATTCACAGAGATGCGCAAAAAGGCGTCGGTGCCGGTGTGTTGTGGAAGAATCAGATGACAGACAGTCGTGCTCCATTCGTGTAAACAAATCGCCCTGCAAACAAAAGTCTAGTGTACACTCGGCACCTCTTTGACGGTGTCAACGCCCAACCTGTACCAAACGCCACGCAGTCTAGTGTATTCTATAACTGTTACCGACGCAAACCAAGTTACGGCCGTCTAAGCCCCTTGCCCAGAAGCTCTGAGCCCACCTCTACGATGATCTTCTCATCTGGAAATTGCTTCTTCTTGGCCAAAATCGTGTCCTCCGCATCCATCGCCCTCAGCAAATCCGAGACCTCACTGTCACTTGGTGTGCAGTAGACCAAGTTACCCAGTGCAAGAAGCATACCCTGCAGTGCCTCTGGCGAAGACTCCTCTTGTCCAATGGCTTCTAACACCGATGCAGCCAGCTCTACCGCGTCGCCGTCTGGCAACACGTCTCCAGGCTTCTCACGTCTGACTTTGTTGCTGAAAAGAGCCAAATTGAACATGAGGGACGAAGCGGAAACACGAACATTGTTGTGGCTGTCGTCTAGGAAACTGGAAGATATTAATTGGATAACGGGTGCTCTCAACGTCTCGTTTCGTAGTATTTCCTCCGGGAAGAGAGGCGTGGAAAAGAAGTTGCACGCCATTTGCAGTGTAACCAAACGCAAAGCGTACGGGCAGTCGCTGTGTGAGTTGACGAGTCTAAGGATTGCCAAAACGGTCGTGTGCCCCTTTTCCTCAGCAAAGTAGCCGCTGAACCTTGCATCGACGAGCGCACATCTAAACAAGTCGACGATGGTGAAGAGAATCTCAACAGGTAACGTCTGCACTGATTTTTGCAAGAATCCCGAGAATTCGCCTAGGTTCGGGAGGACTGCGGCCGCGGCGCCCTGCTTATCGCGGGCCTCAATGAACTGCTTGGTTGCCTGCACGGCTGACTCGTCTGCTGCCGAACCCATCTTGCCCAGAAGTTTGGCCAGTGGCGGTACTTTTGAGAACAATACCGGCTTTGCGTTCGGGTTGGAAAAGCTGGGTAGTTTGAGGGACTCATGAGGGTGCCGAGGCCAAGCCATCTGTAGCAGGAGCTGGACGTTCCCCCGAAGAGCAGCAGGATCAGCGCCTGCCCACTCATTCTCCTTTTCTCCATGCAAATAGGTGATGAATGTCGGAGTTGCTCGAGGATAGTCCTTTCCGGGAAGCGGCGTCAATTGGGCCACGTCTACTTTGATGAACGTCGCTTTGCTACCTGCCTCTGCGGACACCTCATCAAATATGGGTGAGATGGCCCTGCAAGGTGGG is a window encoding:
- a CDS encoding kinesin motor domain-containing protein, with amino-acid sequence MDVHLLTYDLSRGLARQMSQGMLGFHLDAIYHTSIQLNGREYVYDGGIVDITPGTSHLGQPMERIFLGKTELPMEVIEEFLDSLRPIFTAEAYDLWRHNCNNFSDSFSQFLLGKGIPEHIIKMPDAVLSSPMGRMLMPQLNQVINSNRQNGSILGIQNNSTPPGYGSAPQPTKPQSNIRIVSSSQELDAALESARKSCAVVLFTSATCPPCRAISPIFDEVSAEAGSKATFIKVDVAQLTPLPGKDYPRATPTFITYLHGEKENEWAGADPAALRGNVQLLLQMAWPRHPHESLKLPSFSNPNAKPVLFSKVPPLAKLLGKMGSAADESAVQATKQFIEARDKQGAAAAVLPNLGEFSGFLQKSVQTLPVEILFTIVDLFRCALVDARFSGYFAEEKGHTTVLAILRLVNSHSDCPYALRLVTLQMACNFFSTPLFPEEILRNETLRAPVIQLISSSFLDDSHNNVRVSASSLMFNLALFSNKVRREKPGDVLPDGDAVELAASVLEAIGQEESSPEALQGMLLALGNLVYCTPSDSEVSDLLRAMDAEDTILAKKKQFPDEKIIVEVGSELLGKGLRRPLGVDTVKEVPSLVWRHCPGNSAPPAFLPIGQPSKQARPPRVGMWASQRQRYHAIFEELKQTLCGLSLDHRLLPPAVYEMPALYSSASTPSLRSHDGPVRMDGGGNVRVVVRVRAFLPREIERGAECLVEMDPITQQTTLLVPNDSDPANAKAKTRKVIEEKNFTFDNSFWSHDLSDKYYAHQEDVYNSLGEEFLDHNFEGYHTCIFAYGQTGSGKSYTMMGTPDQPGLIPRTCEDLFERIESAQNETPNISYNVRVSYFEVYNEHVRDLLVPVVANQPPYYLKIRESPTEGPYVKDLTEVPVRNLNEILRYMTMGDRSRTVASTRMNDTSSRSHAVFTIMLKQIHHDMETDETTERSSRIRLVDLAGSERAKATEATGQRLREGSNINKSLTTLGRVIGALADAKAGSRKRSKDVVPYRDSILTWLLKDSLGGNSKTAMIACIAPSDYEETLSTLRYADQAKRIRTRAVVNQDQISSAERDAQIAAMADEIRALQLSVSESRRREKDTKDQEEKLEEYQNHVATMQRMMEERSLVAEGKIRSLQTENEALRLHLKLALESLKNPIPAVTIKPPEAEEVEDEAQRAKSAGLEGKEENGEDAESLYDDSDDAAYDSDVMEDNASDMQEYMRSLLSDLGMFRRKIGDDKERWVGEAPSAGSKMNF